A genomic region of Hirundo rustica isolate bHirRus1 chromosome 12, bHirRus1.pri.v3, whole genome shotgun sequence contains the following coding sequences:
- the LHFPL4 gene encoding LHFPL tetraspan subfamily member 4 protein, whose translation MLPSQEASKLYHDNYVRNSRAIGVLWAIFTICFAIINVVVFIQPYWVGDSVNTPKPGYFGLFHYCVGSGLAGRELSCRGSFTDFSTIPSGAFQAAAFFVLLSMVLTLGCITCFALFFFCNTATVYKICAWMQLLAALCLVLGCMIFPDGWDAETIRDMCGEKTGKYSLGDCSVRWAYILAIIGILNALILSFLAFVLGNRQNDLLHEELKTESKDFVGTARI comes from the exons ATGCTGCCCTCGCAGGAAGCCTCCAAGCTGTACCATGACAACTACGTGCGGAACTCGCGCGCCATCGGCGTGCTCTGGGCCATCTTCACCATCTGCTTCGCCATCATCAACGTGGTGGTCTTCATCCAGCCCTACTGGGTGGGCGACAGCGTTAACACGCCCAAGCCTGGGTACTTCGGGCTGTTCCACTACTGTGTGGGCAGCGGGCTGGCGGGCCGGGAGCTGTCGTGCCGCGGCTCCTTCACCGACTTCAGCACCATCCCCTCGGGCGCCTTTCAGGCGGCCGCGTTCTTCGTGCTGCTCTCCATGGTGCTGACGCTGGGCTGCATCACCTGCTTCGCCCTGTTCTTCTTCTGCAACACCGCCACCGTCTACAAGATCTGCGCCTggatgcagctgctggcag CGCTCTGCCTGGTGCTGGGCTGCATGATCTTTCCCGATGGCTGGGATGCAGAGACCATACGGGACATGTGCGGGGAGAAGACAGGGAAGTACTCCCTGGGCGACTGCTCCGTACGCTGGGCTTATATCCTGGCCATCATCGGCATCCTCAACGCCCTTATCCTTTCCTTCCTGGCCTTTGTTCTCGGCAATCGGCAGAACGACCTGCTGCACGAGGAGCTCAAGACAGAGAGCAAAG ATTTTGTTGGCACTGCG AGGATATAA